CTGGGTCAGAGAATTATTGGCAGTGCTGTCCTAGAGCCAGCTCATAGTGGCTTGCAAGAGCCGATTGTTACATTTCGGGAATTTTGTGAGTGAGTTGTTAAACACAGCcgttattaaaatttaaattatgtaaatttataatttaatacattatattaaaaacaaaggtatGAAGTAGTTGAAATGCATCGCTTTTTAATTGTACTGTATTTTACTGTGCTGTGCTCTTTTTTCTGTACGGTAAAAATACTGTATAACGCTGTGCTACTGCACATCTTGTCCCAACTCTTCCCAACATTCAGTTATGTAAGGTTGGTAGCTTAAAATCAGTCATGGTGGGAGCGTTTTCACCATGGGAAATGGCAAACATGACAAATCAGGAGTTTTCCTCCTCCTTTGgggagctggttgttaaacattgACCTGCTTAATACTACTGGTTTGGGGATGTTTCGCCTTATCTTGCTATGGCTTCTGAAGTTGGCAAGGCTTCCACAGCACCAACCCCTGATGCCCACTGAGAGCGAGGCTTTCAGCAGCCAGGCTGGGGCCTCCTGGGTCTGTTAGGTGTGACCCAGATTCCTCCCTCTTCCCAGGCCCTTCCGTACTTTGATCGGCTAGACTATGTGTCCATGATGTGTAATGAACAGGCCTATTCACTGGCTGTGGAGAAGTTGCTTAATATCCAGCCTCCACCACGGGCACAGTGGATCCGAGGTACGCCTTGTCCCCTTCTTCCTGCAGCCCATTGTGAGCCCAGCACAGTGCTCACCCCATCTTAGGAGCATTGAATCCAAGTATAGTAGAATCTCTGCTGAACTCACAGTCACCCTCCATTTAGCTTCTAGGACCAACCCCTTGGAATTAATGGATGACGTCTCTGAGTTTTCTAAGAACGTCTCTGTCAGCTCCTCTACCCTTTTGTTCACTTTTGCTTTCCCTTCTCCTCAGTGCTGTTTGGGGAGATCACACGGATTTTGAATCACATCATGGCTGTGACCACACATGCCCTGGACATTGGGGCCATGACTCCTTTCTTCTGGATGTTTGAAGAAAGGGAGAAGGTACGAGAGAGAGGAACTGATAGGAATGGGGAAGGAAGTACAGGAGGTAGAGAAGGTATGGAGGAGACAACAGattaaaagagaggaagagagagaacacAGGGAGGACATTTGTGGGGAGAAGGTGTAGAATATAACCCGGGTCATATTCTTCGGAACTCTGTGTCAGGAGGGGTTGGTCGGACACAGGAAAGTAGGGGGTAGGAGAGTGGACTACCGTGTTGTTGAAATACTGTATAATTAGGGGCCTAGGACTTTGTCACTAATTCCCAGTGTGTCCTATCAAGATGTTTGAGTTCTACGAGCGAGTGTCTGGAGCTCGAATGCATGCTGCTTACATCCGGCCTGGAGGAGTACACCAGGTGAGCAGGTTCCCAGGCTCCCTCAACTTTCAGCCCATGCCTGTATTCTCTGTGGCCACTGGAGGGCAGCACTGGTTGGTGGAATCTCAAAGGCTGGTTTTTCCCTGTGGCTCTGGGAGGGGAGACTCAGCTGAAGCTCCCTAATGGCATCTCTGCTGTACTCACAGTTATCTTCCATTTGACTTGTAGGACCTACCCCTGGGGCTTATGGATGACATCTATGAGTTTTCTAAGAACTTCTCTCTTCGGATTGATGAAGTGGAGGAGGTAAGATAGGAGTTGGTGGGAAGaagttctctttttgtttttagtcCCCACTTGTAAAGAAATAAGGAAGTACCCTGATACGAAGGGCATTACCACACCAATTTTCTCCACCCGCAGATGCTGACCAACAATAGGATCTGGAAAAATCGGACAGTGGACATTGGGGTTATAACATCAGAGCACGCACTTAACTATGGTTTCAGGTGTGGGGAATGACACTCCTCTCTTGGGGTCCTGTCGCCCAGGATATCTAGCTCTGGCCCCCTCTTTAGGGTTGGGACTGTAgttgaggggaggggtgggggagttCTAGACTAATattttggcttcaggaatgtgTGCCACCCAGCTTCTCATGCTCTTTGTTTTTATCCCACACCCTGAATGTGGGAGAGGGAAAAGGCGGGACTGAAGAGGAGAGTGTGTCTCCTTTCTTGGTTGGTGGAATGTGGCCCTTGTTCCCATTATACTCTCTACAGTGGGGTGATGCTCCGGGGCTCAGGTATCCAGTGGGACCTGCGGAAGACTCAGCCCTATGATGTTTATGACCAGGTGGAGTTTGATGTTCCTATTGGGTCTCGAGGGGACTGCTATGATAGGTAAGGCCCAGGTGATTCTCCAGCTCACTGTCAAGCTATGTTCCCCTGCCTGGCTTTTCTCTTTGCCCACTTTCTTCTCTACTCTACCTCCCAGTATCTATGGGCGTGCTTGTGTATATTAAACTGGGTTGCTTTTCAAAACACCTCCACATACATGACATCTTTATTTTGCCCTTACATTAtccctgtttttctttgtttaagaGGGTATTTACAGAGGGAAATAACCACAGGGCATAGTCTGAGAAAATGCGAGGATTTGGGGGAGGACTCAAGAGTAGAATCAGAAGACTGTAGGACTTACCTCGGTGGCCAAGCCAAGCAGATACGCTGTACTAAGGAGAAAAGGATGAGAAAAGTTTACCTAACTTTTTTTCAGCTTGGCCAAAGGGCATCCTTCCCTGCCCTGCATCTGAGTCTCTGACCCTCTCTTGTCCTGAGTCTGTCTCATCTATTTCAGGTACCTGTGTCGGGTGGAGGAGATGCGTCAGTCCCTTCGAATCATCTTACAATGTCTGAACAAGATGCCTCCCGGGGAGATCAAGGTTGACGATGCCAAGGTGTCTCCTCCTAAGCGAGCAGAGATGAAGGTTGGCTGTGGGGAGAGGGAAAGTGGGGTCTCAGAAGGGGGCCCACAGCCAGGGAGGCATATCCTTGGATTAGGCCTGGCTGTTCAGTTTTACTTTTACAAAGAATTAACTGTGTAAGATTCTTAACCTCCCCTAGCTTCCCTCTCTTACTCTGTATCTTTTCTACTCACTGACTCATGTGTAGGTTTTCAGCCTCCCTAGATATTATTCTCTGTGCTGGGGAAGGCTCAGGAGGTAGTATGTATCTGCCTTATTGACGCCCCCTTGTTCTCCTTCCAGACTTCTATGGAATCACTGATTCATCACTTTAAGCTGTATACCGAGGGCTACCAAGTTCCTCCAGGTGCCACATACACTGCCATCGAGGCTCCTAAGGTgaggagagaagaaggaaaaagacagTGTGTGGAGTGGGTGACTGGAAGTAGGCGTTCAGATGAATGCTTGTctgtcagtgggaaagaggacaTGAGGGTGAAGGGAGAGGTTTCGTAGAAGGAGAAGAATGTTCTTCCTGTTAATGAGGGCAGCCAATCTTGTTTCTCGGACAGGGTGAGTTCGGCGTGTATCTGGTATCCGATGGCAGCAGCCGCCCTTATCGATGCAAAATCAAGGCtcctggttttgcccatttggtaAGAATCAATCCCAGTGATTCCAGCTCCAATAATTGAATCTAGTCATTTATTGACCTTGGTTAAATTTTTCTGAGCTCGCCTTCCTCTCCTACCCTGCAAATCTTGCCTAACACTGTTGCTATTTCAATTCCCCAGGCTGGTTTGGACAAGATGTCTAAGGGACACATGTTGGCGGATGTCGTTGCCATCATAGGTACAAGGCCCATTGTGTAGGAGAGGTGTCCTAGACAAGGGGGTTGGGGACTTCCGTTGGGGACAGAAATGAAACCTCCCTGTTTGGCATACACTATGGGCATGGGCTCAAGTCCTCAGTCTCCTAGGCACAGGTATGGGTTCTGAATCCTTGGTAAGCCTGCTTTTTCTCCAACCCTTGACCTCCTAGGTACCCAAGATATTGTGTTTGGAGAAGTAGATCGGTGAGCAGGGAAACAACATTTGATCTTCGCCGCCTGTCCGCTCCCTATCAACTTCCTCAGCAGTGTTTGTCATAGTTggaaatgggtgtgtgtgtgtatgtgtgtgtgcgtgtacacgTACCTGTACACTTAGCTGTCAGGCTTTCTGTGTGTGTACTAGAAAAGGAAAAAGTGATAATAAATTAGCCGCCTTGCGGCCCCTATGCTCAAAGTTCTGGTATGTCTTTCTTAGAACCCTATTATCTTTCATTTTGATGGGAAATTTCAGAGTGTCTATCAACCCTCCGTTTCTCTATTAGACTTAgttttttccaatttttcctgCATATACCCACCCCCTTCTCTGACTTGTATGCTTTCCACTTCTCCATTCCGCATTTCTGCTTTTCTCCTCAGTCTTCCTCTGTCCAAACCCTCTGGTTGTGTACACAGATTGGTAAAGTATTTAAATCAAGATGGGCTAAAGTTCCAGGTGGGAGGGAAAGGGCTATAGTGGGGTCTTAGACACTTTTGAGGGGCAATTCATCACAGATACATCTCTGAACAGGGGTGGAATGAAAGATGGCAGATGTAGACAGCCTTCCCCAAGCATGAGAGTCACCTCTTTTCACCGATTAAGGCCCTTGATGAATGAAGGGCTGAGGCTTAAGCAACCAGACCTTCCAGCTCCCCTAGTTGGCCCTTCCGGGAGCCGCCCGTCTCTTAGTGCAGGAAGGGGAAGGGGCCAGAGCGAGGGGGAAGGCGTGGCAGGAAGGGGGGAACTGTGTGGTCAGGGAACTGCTCGCTGAGCCTGTACAGCTGCACACTGCTGTCAGAGCGTCCGGCCCGCCGCAGCTcggcccccagacccctgcccaagATGATTTCAGCAGTGCTCTTGCTCTTATTCCTTTTGTTTGGACAAGCAGGTGAGAAGGTTTGGTGAGGGACAGTGAGCTGGGCCCCTGGGTGGGAGTCCAGGGCATGTGTTGAAGGGCTGAGGGAGGGACAGGCACGAAGACTGGTAGTGGGCAGATAGGCACAGGGCTGAGGTGGGTGCCGAGACCCAGAGGCTAGTCCTATCCAGCCCATCCAGGGCACTAAAGTCTCGTAGTTCCCTCCTATCATAGCTCTTCTTGTCCTCTTCTTACCCGATCCCAGCCTTACTTTACTCTCTTAAGGATTGATAGACTTCTGAGACTTCGGTTTTAGCAGGGAAGGGGGACAGTTGTGTGACATGAAGGTCTGCTCTGGGGCAATGCTCCATTCCCCATGATCAGCATTTTCACATAGGATACCTATGGCCTTGTCCATTGGGAGCTGATTGCTAGCTGGTTAAGTAGTACAGAGTCCCCTTTAAGAAGTCAAGGGCCTGTCCTTGTGCTTGGGAGTGAGGCAAGGATGGTCAAGAAAAGCAAGTCACGATCGGGGTCGGTCGTTGCTTCTGTGGGTCATCACAACACCATTCTGTCAATATGCTCATATAAGAGTGGGGCAGCACAAAATGCCCTCTAGAGACCTTGGCATCAGCTGAGAAAGGCAGAAATGGGAAAGTCCCAGCGGCTTTAAGGCTCCGGTCACTCTGTTTAAGAACCCTCGCTTTTTGCTGTTGGGGTTGTCTGTgctggaagtgtgtgtgtgtgcatgtgtgtcattGTGTTTTGAAGGGGGTGGTGGCAGCTGGGTCCTGGAGGGGAGAGTTCGTAAACTTCGGGCAAACTGGGGAAATTGAAAgagggcggcggggggggggggagctccACCAGCCAAGCTATGAAGGCAGAAGGCTTCAGTTAGCCACCAGTTTGCTGCAATGAGATGAGGAGGGAGCAAGGGCAATGAGGCATAACGGAAAAAACACATGCTTTGGAGACAGAAAACCTGGatttgagttccagctctgccacttaattCTGTGACCCTGAATGAGTTACTTAACTTTTCCGAGCCTTGGTTTCGTCATCCATAAAATGGTGATGATCTTTTCCTCAGGGTAGTTTTGAGATTTATGCAATATCGTGTGTGAAAGAGTGTCATAGACTAAAAAGTCCTCTACAGACACCAGTTACACACCCATGAAGCTTTCTGATAGGGGCCAGGAGCAACCTCTGGAGTCCAAACCctacttgatttttttaattacacaaaaCTTCCCCTCTCAGACCCAGAATGAGTAAATGAGTGACAGAGCAGGGTAGCGGGAGATGGAATCCACAGAACTTGTGGTCATTTCCTTGAGCTGGGCTAAGACAGTCCCCCAGCCTTGTGTCCCAAAACTTTGGTATCTCTTAAGACCTAGGAAAGCAGACCCctcatttttacatatttaagTGTCTTGTGAGGAGACAGAAAAGATGAAGCTTGGGCTACAAGATGACCACCAATAACAAAttgccctctctcccttccccagcACACATCCTTCCTGTCCAGCCCTCAGCCACAGGTCACAGGACTTAGCAGAGACACTCCTGTGGTTTCTGTGCTGAAATTTGTCACTGCCTCCCTCACACTCTACCCCTCTGGGCTGAGGTTTTGGATCTCAGCCCAGTGAGTGCAGATGGGTCCCTTGAGGGGGGCGAAGTACTCAATGGTGCCTGAGGAACCCACAGTACTAGAAAGTGAAGATTCGGGGTTCAGGGGGAAGTCCTTGACTCTTGGTACATATAAGTTCCATAGCAACAGAACCTTTCACACTTCTGAGACTGCCCCAAAGTGGGGAGAAGGGGGCTGGAGGGACCgtgggggatgggggtgggaggggcaaGAGAAATAGGAGTCCAAAGGGGAAGGCAGTTTCTTCCCCCAGAGGACTCCCCTCCAGACCTTGTCCTACCTCCCAGAGCCCTTTCCCGTCTCTCCTCTGAGTGCCAGATCCTCCCTGATGCCCTGATACCCCATGGCCACCTCTATCCCCTCAGCCGCTTTGGGAGAGCCTCAGCTCTGCTATATCCTGGATGCAATCCTATTTTTGTATGGTATTGTTCTCACTCTGCTCTACTGTCGGCTCAAGGTAAGGCTGGGCCAGACTGGGATGAGGGCTGGAAGGGGAAGTGGGAGGATGGTGGTAGCATGGATTTGAGGAGCAGGAATAAGAGTTTCCCcacagcgcagtggttaagagattggctgctaaccaaaaggttggctgtttgaatccactagctgctccttggaaaccctgtggggcagtcctactctgtcctatagggtcgctatgtgtcaaaattgactcaatggcatcaggtttggtgcTTTTGGTTTCCCTTTGCATTTGGAGGGCAGGAGGATGGGCCACTAACTTCCCCTTTACTGATTTCCTttccttcccccccgccccccgcccagaTCCAGATGCGAAAGGCAATAGTCAGCCATGAGGTATGGACTCTCCCACCCCGGGGTGTCAGTTGTTTTTCAGACTTTCAGCCCTCGTGGACTCTAGCCTCAGGGTCTGAGGCCTCTTAACCTCCGAGAGGGCATATATGTCAGGTGCTGATCTGTTACCCTTCAGAGGCTCCCCTCACACCTCACCCTCGCCCACCCTACCTCCTAACGGAGTCATAGGGAAGAATCAAGAGCAGGGTGACAATAAGTATATGAGAGAATTGAATGTTGTGTGTCTATGTGTCCTTGtagccatataaaaaaaaaaaaaagccatatagGCAAGTGTATATTCATTTATGTCCCAGGGCATCCGCGTGTGCACCCTGTAGCTCAAGGGGGATAGCCATCTCTGGCCAGATACCTCCCTGGGTGGGGAAGAATGTGCTGGAGGGCCCTGAAGGAGGTGTGGGTCTCTAATGCCTTGTCCCCTTTTTCTCCACAGAAGACAGATGGCATTTACACGGTGAGTGAATCTGCCTCCCACCACCACTACCTCCAGTTCCAggaagtcagcagaaaagagtggaaaatTGAGTGATCTTTGGAAGGGGTGGAGTCTGTGGGGGTAGGTGGGGGCTCTAGGATGGGCTCAAACTTCTGACCATCCTCTGACCCCCATCTCTAGGGCCTGAGCACCCGGACCCAGGAGACTTATGAGACCTTGAAGCATGAGAAACCG
This DNA window, taken from Elephas maximus indicus isolate mEleMax1 chromosome 3, mEleMax1 primary haplotype, whole genome shotgun sequence, encodes the following:
- the NDUFS2 gene encoding NADH dehydrogenase [ubiquinone] iron-sulfur protein 2, mitochondrial isoform X1 — translated: MAVLRALCSLRGVAAQVLRPGAGIRLLIQPSRGARQWQPDVEWAEQFGGAVMYPTKETAHWAPPPWNDMDPPKDTMVSNLTLNFGPQHPAAHGVLRLVMELSGEMVRKCDPHIGLLHRGTEKLIEYKTYLQALPYFDRLDYVSMMCNEQAYSLAVEKLLNIQPPPRAQWIRVLFGEITRILNHIMAVTTHALDIGAMTPFFWMFEEREKMFEFYERVSGARMHAAYIRPGGVHQDLPLGLMDDIYEFSKNFSLRIDEVEEMLTNNRIWKNRTVDIGVITSEHALNYGFSGVMLRGSGIQWDLRKTQPYDVYDQVEFDVPIGSRGDCYDRYLCRVEEMRQSLRIILQCLNKMPPGEIKVDDAKVSPPKRAEMKTSMESLIHHFKLYTEGYQVPPGATYTAIEAPKGEFGVYLVSDGSSRPYRCKIKAPGFAHLAGLDKMSKGHMLADVVAIIGTQDIVFGEVDR
- the NDUFS2 gene encoding NADH dehydrogenase [ubiquinone] iron-sulfur protein 2, mitochondrial isoform X2, translating into MDPPKDTMVSNLTLNFGPQHPAAHGVLRLVMELSGEMVRKCDPHIGLLHRGTEKLIEYKTYLQALPYFDRLDYVSMMCNEQAYSLAVEKLLNIQPPPRAQWIRVLFGEITRILNHIMAVTTHALDIGAMTPFFWMFEEREKMFEFYERVSGARMHAAYIRPGGVHQDLPLGLMDDIYEFSKNFSLRIDEVEEMLTNNRIWKNRTVDIGVITSEHALNYGFSGVMLRGSGIQWDLRKTQPYDVYDQVEFDVPIGSRGDCYDRYLCRVEEMRQSLRIILQCLNKMPPGEIKVDDAKVSPPKRAEMKTSMESLIHHFKLYTEGYQVPPGATYTAIEAPKGEFGVYLVSDGSSRPYRCKIKAPGFAHLAGLDKMSKGHMLADVVAIIGTQDIVFGEVDR
- the FCER1G gene encoding high affinity immunoglobulin epsilon receptor subunit gamma isoform X1, whose protein sequence is MISAVLLLLFLLFGQAAALGEPQLCYILDAILFLYGIVLTLLYCRLKIQMRKAIVSHEKTDGIYTGLSTRTQETYETLKHEKPQQ
- the FCER1G gene encoding high affinity immunoglobulin epsilon receptor subunit gamma isoform X2; amino-acid sequence: MATSIPSAALGEPQLCYILDAILFLYGIVLTLLYCRLKIQMRKAIVSHEKTDGIYTGLSTRTQETYETLKHEKPQQ